The proteins below come from a single Mycobacteriales bacterium genomic window:
- a CDS encoding GNAT family N-acetyltransferase produces MLRPATEADLADLVRLARAFYDEDGFRTGDDDLRARFGVLLHDSDANITVATESGATVGFALTTTRLILESGLAAELQDLYVRPEHRRQGIGAALIGDAEQWARARSATLLEVVVAPNGRDVSHLHRYYGALGYVDEGRQILSRDL; encoded by the coding sequence GTGCTGAGACCCGCAACCGAGGCCGACCTCGCCGATCTCGTGCGGCTCGCGCGAGCCTTCTACGACGAGGACGGGTTCCGCACCGGCGACGACGACCTGCGGGCGCGCTTCGGCGTACTGCTGCACGACTCCGACGCCAACATCACGGTGGCCACCGAGTCGGGCGCGACGGTCGGCTTCGCCCTCACGACGACCCGGCTGATCCTCGAGTCCGGCCTGGCCGCCGAGCTTCAAGATCTCTACGTGCGGCCCGAGCATCGGCGCCAGGGGATCGGAGCGGCCCTGATTGGCGATGCCGAGCAGTGGGCACGCGCCAGATCGGCCACGCTGCTCGAAGTCGTGGTCGCACCGAACGGCCGCGACGTCAGCCACCTGCACCGCTACTACGGAGCCCTGGGGTACGTCGACGAGGGCCGGCAGATCCTCAGCCGCGACCTGTAG